The following is a genomic window from Thermoplasmatales archaeon.
ATACTCTACCAAAAAATTAGTGATATTTGTACAGGCCATTGGGCCTTCACAAGAAGGGCGATCCAACACATTTTAGAAGAAGAGCTAAATTATCCTGGGTTTGAACTTGAAGCTGAAATGTTCTCCAAATTTTCAAAGGCGGGATTCAAGATCGTTGAAGTCCCAATATCATATAAAAGGCGGAAGACTGAACCGAAGCTTTCATCAATTAAAGACGGTTTCAAAATTTTTAAAACACTTATCATTGAAAAAATAAGATGAAAGACGGTGATTTTAGTGAAAATAGCATTCATTTATGATGGAGCATACCCATGGAACAAGGGAGGGGCGGAAAAAAGACTTTATGAGATTGGAAGGCGCCTTGCAGAAAGGGGTCATGAAGTCCATTGGTATTGTGTGGGTTGGTGGCTGCCCCAGGAAGAAAAAAGGGACATCGAATTTGACGGTATAGAATATCATGGTGTCTGCAGGCCATTACAATTATATGTAGATGGTAGAAGATCCATAAAAGCAGCGCTTAAGTTTTCTATAAGCTTGATAGGGCCTCTCCTACAAGAGGAATTTGATGTAATAGACTGTCAGAATTTCCCATATTTTTCATGTTTTTCTGGGAAATTTACTTCCATCATTAATAAAAGTAATTTCATTATCACTGTTTTGGAATATTGGGGGGATTATTGGTATGAATATCTCGGTAAAATAGGAGTGTTTGGTAAAATAATAGAGAAATTAACCTTCAGATTATCTAAAAATGTTATAACGATTTCTAATCAAGTTAAAAATGATTTAAGTTTTTATGATGGCTCCGTATATGTGATACCTGATGGTGTGCCTTTTGACACGATATCTAATGTTAAACCTTCAATGGAAAAATCTGATGTGATATTTGTAGGCCGCTTAATTAAGCATAAAAATGTTGATATTCTTTTAAAAGCGTTGAATCTTATAAAAAAGGAAGGTTTAAATATAAGATGTTTTATTATTGGTGATGGTCCTGAAAGGAAAAATTTAGAAAAGCTTACAAAAAAGTTGGATCTTAGAGAAAATGTCAGATTTCTTCATAAAGTTTCTAGGGATGATGATGTTTATGCTTATATGAAGTCTTCAAAAGTTTTTGTTTTTCCTTCAACTAGAGAGGGCGCAGCTCTTGTCACACTAGAAGCTAATGCAGCCGGTTTGCCGGTGATTACAATCGACCATCCATTAAATGCGAGTCGAGAGCTTATAAATAATAAAAATGGCATGCTTTCTGATTTATCCCCTTATGATTTGAAGGATAAAATAATTTTCATGCTCAATCACTATGAAGATTTTAAAGATGAGTGTATAAGTTTTGCAAAGGATTATACTTGGGATAACATTGCAAAATTAACAGAAAGGGTATACAAGGAGGTTTTAAAATGAAAAGTGCACTTATAACAGGCATCACGGGACAGGACGGAGCATATTTGGCTAATTTTCTTATAAAAAAAGGATATGAGGTTTATGGTATTTATAGGAGGCTTTCAACTCCAAATTTTTGGAGGCTCCAATACCTCGAAGTTTTTGATGAAGTAAATCTTATACCAGCAGATCTTACAGATGAATTCTCACTATTAGAAGCTCTTAAAATAGCAGACCCTGATGAAGTATATCATCTTGCAGCTCAAAGTTTTGTTGGAACATCCTTTGAACAACCTACAAGTACAGCCTATGTCACTGGCGTTGCAGTAACAAGCATGCTCGAAGCTATAAGGCATTACAATCCAGAAATAAAATTTTATCAAGCATCTAGCAGTGAAATTTATGGTGAAGGACACACCAAAATCTTAAATGAAGAATCGCCTTTTAAGCCTTCAAGTCCTTATGCGGCAGCTAAACTTTATGGTTATTGGATGACAAGGATATATCGCGAAGGCTATGACATGTTCAGTTGTAATGGCATCCTCTTCAATCATGAAAGTCCGCTTAGAGGTCTTGAGTTTGTAACAAGGAAAATTTCAAATGCTGTTGCAAAAATATCACTTGGACTAGCAGAGGAACTTCGTCTCGGAAACCTTGAAGCAAGAAGGGATTGGGGATATGCACCAGATTACATTGAAGCAATGTATATGATGCTCCAACACAATGAACCAGACGATTTCGTAATAGCCACAAGAGAAACACATACAGTTAAAGAATTTTGCGAAAAGGCCTTCGATGAAGTTGGTCTGGATTGGCAGGAATATGTTAAAATAGACAAAAGGTTTTTGAGGCCAGTGGATGTCAATTTTCTCTGTGGAGATTATTCCAAAGCAAAGGAAAAGTTAGGCTGGAAACCACGTGTAAAATTTGATAAATTAGTTAAGATCATGGTCCATGAAGATCTTGAACGATGGGAAAGATGGCAAGAAGGTGAGAAGTTCCCGTGGGATGCGCCAAATTATCCAGATGAAACCAAATTAATTACAAG
Proteins encoded in this region:
- a CDS encoding glycosyltransferase family 4 protein: MKIAFIYDGAYPWNKGGAEKRLYEIGRRLAERGHEVHWYCVGWWLPQEEKRDIEFDGIEYHGVCRPLQLYVDGRRSIKAALKFSISLIGPLLQEEFDVIDCQNFPYFSCFSGKFTSIINKSNFIITVLEYWGDYWYEYLGKIGVFGKIIEKLTFRLSKNVITISNQVKNDLSFYDGSVYVIPDGVPFDTISNVKPSMEKSDVIFVGRLIKHKNVDILLKALNLIKKEGLNIRCFIIGDGPERKNLEKLTKKLDLRENVRFLHKVSRDDDVYAYMKSSKVFVFPSTREGAALVTLEANAAGLPVITIDHPLNASRELINNKNGMLSDLSPYDLKDKIIFMLNHYEDFKDECISFAKDYTWDNIAKLTERVYKEVLK
- a CDS encoding GDP-mannose 4,6-dehydratase → MKSALITGITGQDGAYLANFLIKKGYEVYGIYRRLSTPNFWRLQYLEVFDEVNLIPADLTDEFSLLEALKIADPDEVYHLAAQSFVGTSFEQPTSTAYVTGVAVTSMLEAIRHYNPEIKFYQASSSEIYGEGHTKILNEESPFKPSSPYAAAKLYGYWMTRIYREGYDMFSCNGILFNHESPLRGLEFVTRKISNAVAKISLGLAEELRLGNLEARRDWGYAPDYIEAMYMMLQHNEPDDFVIATRETHTVKEFCEKAFDEVGLDWQEYVKIDKRFLRPVDVNFLCGDYSKAKEKLGWKPRVKFDKLVKIMVHEDLERWERWQEGEKFPWDAPNYPDETKLITRSLRL